The Flexivirga oryzae genome has a segment encoding these proteins:
- a CDS encoding LysR family transcriptional regulator produces the protein MIDAAGLRVIKAISDHGSFTAAAASLGYSQPAISQMVRRLEDRTGTVLVERLGRSVRLTEAGQVLARHANPVLAALDAAESEVAAIAGLRAGRVRLMAFPSSSSTLVPRALSLVKQRFPDVHVTFSEAEPPEAFAALRSGECDVAVTFAYEGTDLARADEDIDSFVTRKLLEDEVRLALPLDHPRAKSKKVKLSDMADEPWIAGCPRCRGHLLSLAERAGFNPDVAFETEDYVAVMGLVSEGLGVSLVPELIRRSAGNPGVVTLPMDPASRRTVYAVTTPDLQRVPAVSATLDALCEAARAKSVCGN, from the coding sequence ATGATTGACGCGGCAGGCCTTCGGGTGATCAAGGCCATCAGTGACCACGGCAGCTTCACCGCAGCTGCCGCTTCGTTGGGCTACTCCCAGCCCGCCATCTCGCAGATGGTGCGGCGCCTGGAGGACCGCACCGGCACGGTGCTGGTCGAGCGGCTGGGACGCAGCGTGCGGCTCACCGAGGCCGGGCAGGTGCTGGCACGACACGCCAACCCGGTGCTGGCCGCGCTCGACGCGGCCGAGTCGGAGGTAGCCGCGATCGCCGGGCTGCGCGCCGGGCGGGTGCGGCTGATGGCCTTCCCGTCGTCGTCCTCGACCCTGGTGCCGCGCGCCCTCTCGCTGGTCAAGCAGCGTTTCCCGGACGTGCACGTGACCTTCAGCGAGGCGGAGCCGCCGGAGGCGTTCGCCGCGTTGCGTTCCGGCGAGTGCGATGTCGCGGTGACGTTCGCCTACGAGGGCACGGACCTGGCGCGGGCCGACGAGGACATCGACTCCTTCGTCACCCGCAAGCTGCTCGAGGACGAGGTCCGCCTCGCCCTGCCGTTGGACCACCCGCGCGCGAAGTCCAAGAAGGTCAAGCTCAGTGACATGGCCGACGAGCCGTGGATCGCCGGGTGCCCACGATGTCGTGGTCACCTGCTCTCCCTCGCCGAGCGGGCCGGCTTCAACCCCGACGTCGCCTTCGAGACCGAGGACTACGTCGCGGTGATGGGCCTGGTCTCCGAGGGACTCGGCGTCTCGCTGGTCCCCGAGCTCATCCGCCGGTCGGCCGGCAACCCCGGTGTGGTCACCCTGCCGATGGACCCGGCCTCCCGCCGCACGGTGTATGCCGTGACGACCCCCGACCTGCAACGCGTCCCGGCCGTGTCCGCCACTCTCGACGCATTGTGCGAGGCAGCGCGGGCCAAGAGCGTCTGCGGCAACTGA
- a CDS encoding GOLPH3/VPS74 family protein: MLICAEVLLVATRADGRPFTDKSRLDLALAGAVLCELAACGRIAVKDGRLVVLDARPGGDPLLDHALAIFAPKAGKKPARVLPAVAKGQTDRTYDRLVADGAVRREKGGFLQPPRHPVLDVAGRARLVDAGGRVLAGTAQPDLHTGSLVALLAAADVITRVYDSRQFGVSGRELKKRAKAVGERDWAAGAAAAAIRSAQEAASAAMVAVTAATTVTVIGS, translated from the coding sequence ATGCTCATCTGTGCGGAAGTGCTGCTCGTGGCGACGCGCGCCGACGGCAGGCCGTTCACGGACAAATCCCGTCTCGACCTGGCACTGGCCGGAGCGGTGTTGTGCGAGTTGGCAGCGTGCGGGCGGATCGCGGTCAAGGACGGTCGGCTGGTCGTGCTCGACGCCCGGCCCGGTGGCGATCCGCTGCTCGACCATGCCCTCGCGATCTTCGCGCCGAAGGCCGGCAAGAAGCCGGCGCGCGTGCTGCCGGCGGTGGCGAAGGGCCAGACCGACCGCACCTACGACCGACTCGTGGCGGACGGAGCGGTACGGCGCGAGAAGGGCGGATTCCTGCAGCCACCGCGGCATCCCGTGCTCGACGTGGCCGGGCGAGCCCGGCTCGTGGACGCGGGCGGCCGGGTGCTCGCCGGCACCGCCCAGCCGGATCTGCACACCGGGTCGCTCGTCGCCCTGCTCGCCGCGGCGGATGTCATCACCAGGGTCTATGACAGCCGCCAGTTCGGTGTCTCCGGCCGTGAGCTGAAGAAGCGCGCGAAGGCCGTCGGCGAGCGGGACTGGGCGGCCGGTGCGGCGGCCGCGGCCATCCGCAGTGCCCAGGAGGCCGCCAGCGCGGCGATGGTCGCGGTCACGGCCGCCACGACGGTGACGGTCATCGGCAGTTGA
- a CDS encoding Sir2 family NAD-dependent protein deacetylase has product MNDLAALTELISGGGVVALTGAGLSTESGIPDYRGADGKRRFAPMTAQELLADREARRRYWARSYVGWPRFASAGPNQGHYAVAALQAAGYLGPIITQNVDGLHQAAGAVDVAELHGSLEQVVCMQCGEHYARGTVDEWLRLANPDFDRSADGPLRPDGDVAIAESLIAGFRLVHCVVCGSDLLKPDVVMFGESVPKTLVEQCFSYVAAARAVLVLGSSLAVMSGYRFVRRAVREGIPVAVITHGWTRATDEEVSVRVDAPLGETLTGVADALTG; this is encoded by the coding sequence TTGAACGACCTGGCGGCGCTGACCGAGCTGATCAGCGGTGGCGGGGTGGTCGCGCTCACCGGTGCCGGCCTGTCCACCGAGTCCGGCATACCCGACTATCGCGGTGCGGACGGCAAGCGCCGGTTCGCGCCGATGACGGCGCAGGAACTGCTGGCCGACCGGGAGGCGCGGCGCCGCTACTGGGCGCGCTCCTACGTCGGCTGGCCACGGTTCGCCTCGGCCGGCCCGAACCAGGGTCACTATGCGGTCGCGGCGTTGCAGGCCGCCGGCTACCTCGGCCCGATCATCACCCAGAACGTCGACGGACTGCACCAGGCCGCCGGTGCGGTCGACGTCGCCGAGCTGCACGGCAGCCTCGAACAGGTCGTGTGCATGCAGTGCGGCGAGCACTACGCCCGTGGCACGGTCGACGAGTGGCTGCGGCTGGCGAATCCGGACTTCGACCGGTCCGCGGACGGCCCGCTGCGCCCCGACGGCGATGTCGCGATCGCCGAATCGCTGATCGCCGGGTTCCGGCTGGTGCACTGCGTCGTGTGCGGCTCCGACCTGCTCAAGCCGGACGTGGTGATGTTCGGGGAGTCGGTGCCGAAAACGCTGGTCGAGCAATGCTTCTCGTATGTCGCTGCCGCGCGTGCGGTGCTCGTCCTCGGTTCGTCGCTGGCTGTGATGTCCGGTTACCGCTTCGTGCGCCGCGCGGTCCGGGAGGGCATCCCGGTCGCCGTCATCACCCACGGCTGGACGCGCGCGACCGACGAGGAGGTGTCGGTGCGCGTCGATGCGCCGCTGGGGGAGACGTTGACCGGTGTGGCCGACGCGCTCACCGGATGA
- the lexA gene encoding transcriptional repressor LexA, which yields MADVHELPDRRGESLTTRQRKVLEVIRNSVDRRGYPPSLREIGDAVGLTSPSSVAHQLTMLERKGYLRRDPNRPRAMEVIDPDATDMRGYRGGSSVRGADDSGVDETGLGDQRPSPSYIPVVGRIAAGGPILAEEVVEDIFPLPKQLVGEGDLFLLKVVGDSMVDAAICDGDWVVVRQQPTATNGDIVAAMLDNEATVKTFKRTRGKVWLLPHNDAYDPIDGDDATILGKVTAVLRRV from the coding sequence ATGGCAGATGTGCACGAACTACCCGACCGCAGGGGCGAGAGCCTCACGACCCGGCAGCGCAAGGTGCTGGAGGTGATCCGCAACTCGGTCGATCGGCGTGGCTACCCGCCGAGCCTGCGCGAGATCGGTGACGCGGTCGGCCTCACCAGTCCCAGCTCGGTCGCGCACCAGCTGACGATGCTCGAGCGCAAGGGTTACCTGCGCCGCGACCCCAACCGGCCGCGTGCCATGGAGGTCATCGACCCGGACGCGACCGACATGCGCGGCTACCGCGGCGGTTCCAGTGTGCGCGGCGCCGACGACTCCGGGGTGGACGAGACGGGGCTGGGCGACCAGCGACCGTCCCCGTCGTACATCCCGGTGGTCGGCCGCATCGCCGCCGGTGGCCCGATCCTCGCCGAGGAGGTCGTCGAGGACATCTTCCCGCTGCCCAAGCAACTCGTCGGCGAGGGCGACCTGTTCCTGCTGAAGGTGGTCGGCGACTCGATGGTCGACGCGGCCATCTGCGACGGCGACTGGGTCGTGGTGCGCCAGCAGCCGACGGCGACCAACGGCGACATCGTGGCCGCGATGCTCGACAACGAGGCGACCGTCAAGACCTTCAAGCGGACCCGCGGCAAGGTGTGGCTGCTGCCCCACAACGACGCCTACGACCCGATCGACGGCGACGACGCGACGATCCTCGGCAAGGTCACCGCGGTTCTGCGGCGCGTGTGA
- the nrdR gene encoding transcriptional regulator NrdR: MHCPFCRHDDSRVVDSRTSEDGTCIKRRRQCPNCGKRFSTLETASLTVVKRSGASEPFSRQKVLIGVRKACQGRPVTEDQLALLAQEVEESIRAQGAAEIDAHDVGLAILGPLRTLDEVAYLRFASVYQAFEGLEDFESAIALLRAERPPTGVEPQRQHADD, from the coding sequence ATGCACTGTCCGTTCTGTCGACACGACGACAGTCGGGTCGTCGACAGCCGCACCAGCGAGGACGGCACCTGCATCAAGCGGCGTCGCCAGTGCCCCAACTGTGGCAAGCGCTTCTCGACGCTCGAGACGGCCAGCCTGACGGTGGTGAAACGCTCCGGCGCCAGCGAACCGTTCAGCCGGCAGAAGGTGCTGATCGGCGTCCGGAAGGCCTGCCAGGGACGGCCGGTCACCGAGGACCAGCTGGCACTGCTCGCCCAGGAGGTCGAGGAGTCGATCCGGGCGCAGGGCGCCGCGGAGATCGACGCCCACGACGTGGGCCTGGCCATCCTCGGCCCGCTGCGGACGCTCGACGAGGTGGCCTACCTGCGGTTCGCGAGCGTCTACCAGGCCTTCGAGGGGTTGGAGGACTTCGAGTCCGCGATCGCACTGCTCCGCGCGGAACGACCACCCACCGGGGTGGAGCCGCAACGGCAGCACGCCGACGACTGA
- a CDS encoding vitamin B12-dependent ribonucleotide reductase translates to MTDTADAGPQARQGNATRKGLTVERIFTTPGVHPYDEVTWERRDVVQQNWKTGETIFEQRGVEFPDSWSLNASTIVTTKYFRGALGTPERENSLKQLIDRVVLTYVRAGKEHGYFATDDDAEIFEHELTWSLLHQVFSFNSPVWFNVGTKSPQQVSACFILSVDDSMDSILNWYKEEGFIFKGGSGAGLNLSRIRSSKELLSSGGTASGPVSFMRGADASAGTIKSGGATRRAAKMVVLDVDHPDIEEFVETKAREEDKIRALRDAGFDMDLGGKDITSVQYQNANNSVRVTDEFMRAVEDGASFGLRARHTGEVIEEVDARTLFDKINQAAWECADPGLQYDDTINAWHTNPETGRITASNPCSEYMSLDNSSCNLASLNLLKFLREDDTFDAATFQKVTELVITAMDISICFADFPTESIGQTTRDYRQLGIGYANLGALLMATGHGYDSEGGRALAAAITSLLTGAAYKRSAELAGIVGPYNGYARNADAHQRVMRKHQAANDAVHTLDAMDSEIHRYATRAWAEVVEAGAKNGFRNAQASVLAPTGTIGFMMDCDTTGIEPDFSLVKFKKLVGGGSMQIVNQTIPRALKKLGYQTEQIEAIVEHIAEHGHVIDAPGLKPEHYEVFDCAMGERAIAPMGHVRMMAATQPFLSGAISKTVNLPESATVEDIAEVHLEGWKLGLKALAVYRDNCKVGQPLSDGKKSAKSEDVEPEKVVEYRPVRRRLPKRRKSETTSFAVAGAEGYLTAGTYDDGKLGEIFLKLGKQGSTLAGMMDAFSIAVSVGLQYGVPLETYVEKFTNLRFDPAGMTDDPDVRMAQSIMDYVFRRLALDHLDFDTRSYLGIHTAAERARQLETGSYTEESEADADEVADEVESYSQSVGTTTKREEATDSHAAETDAADLDYRSGSGAADARVVSGEIHSSQDLMERFQGKAADAPMCMTCGTKMRPAGSCYVCEGCGSTSGCS, encoded by the coding sequence ATGACCGACACGGCAGACGCCGGCCCCCAGGCCCGGCAGGGCAACGCCACGCGCAAGGGGCTGACCGTCGAGCGCATCTTCACCACCCCTGGTGTCCACCCCTACGACGAGGTGACCTGGGAGCGGCGTGACGTCGTCCAGCAGAACTGGAAGACCGGGGAGACGATCTTCGAGCAGCGCGGAGTGGAATTCCCCGACAGCTGGTCGCTCAACGCCTCCACGATCGTGACCACCAAGTACTTCCGCGGCGCCCTCGGCACCCCCGAGCGGGAGAACAGCCTCAAGCAGCTGATCGACCGCGTGGTGCTGACCTACGTGCGCGCCGGCAAGGAGCACGGCTACTTCGCCACGGACGACGACGCCGAGATCTTCGAGCACGAGCTGACCTGGTCACTGCTGCACCAGGTGTTCAGCTTCAACTCGCCGGTGTGGTTCAACGTCGGCACCAAGTCGCCGCAACAGGTTTCGGCCTGCTTCATCCTGTCGGTCGACGACTCGATGGACTCGATCCTCAACTGGTACAAGGAGGAAGGGTTCATCTTCAAGGGCGGCTCCGGTGCCGGCCTCAACCTGTCCCGCATCCGGTCCTCCAAGGAGCTGCTGTCCTCCGGAGGCACCGCGTCGGGCCCGGTCTCGTTCATGCGCGGCGCCGACGCCTCCGCGGGCACCATCAAGTCCGGCGGCGCGACCCGCCGGGCAGCCAAGATGGTCGTGCTCGACGTCGACCACCCCGACATCGAGGAGTTCGTCGAGACCAAGGCGCGCGAGGAGGACAAGATCCGTGCGCTGCGCGACGCCGGCTTCGACATGGACCTGGGCGGCAAGGACATCACCTCGGTCCAGTACCAGAACGCCAACAACTCGGTGCGCGTCACCGACGAGTTCATGCGCGCCGTCGAGGACGGAGCATCGTTCGGGCTGCGCGCCCGTCATACCGGCGAGGTCATCGAGGAGGTCGACGCACGCACCCTCTTCGACAAGATCAACCAGGCGGCCTGGGAGTGCGCCGACCCGGGTCTGCAGTACGACGACACGATCAACGCCTGGCACACCAACCCCGAGACCGGCCGCATCACCGCGTCCAACCCGTGCTCGGAGTACATGTCGCTGGACAACAGCTCCTGCAACCTGGCCAGCCTCAACCTGCTGAAGTTCCTGCGCGAGGACGACACCTTCGACGCGGCCACCTTCCAGAAGGTGACCGAGCTGGTCATCACCGCCATGGACATCTCGATCTGCTTCGCCGACTTCCCGACCGAGTCGATCGGCCAGACCACCCGTGACTACCGCCAGCTGGGCATCGGCTACGCCAACCTCGGCGCGCTGCTGATGGCGACCGGCCACGGCTACGACTCCGAGGGCGGTCGCGCCCTCGCGGCGGCGATCACCTCGCTGCTGACCGGCGCGGCCTACAAGCGGTCCGCCGAGCTCGCCGGGATCGTCGGGCCCTACAACGGTTACGCCCGCAACGCCGACGCGCACCAGCGGGTCATGCGCAAGCACCAGGCGGCCAACGACGCCGTGCACACGCTGGACGCCATGGACTCCGAGATCCACCGCTACGCGACCCGGGCCTGGGCCGAGGTGGTCGAGGCCGGTGCCAAGAACGGCTTCCGCAACGCGCAGGCCTCGGTGCTCGCGCCGACCGGCACCATCGGTTTCATGATGGACTGCGACACCACCGGCATCGAGCCGGACTTCTCGCTGGTGAAGTTCAAGAAACTCGTCGGTGGCGGCTCGATGCAGATCGTCAACCAGACCATCCCGCGGGCGCTGAAGAAGCTGGGCTACCAGACCGAGCAGATCGAGGCGATCGTCGAGCACATCGCCGAGCACGGCCACGTGATCGACGCCCCTGGTCTGAAGCCGGAGCACTACGAGGTCTTCGACTGCGCGATGGGTGAGCGGGCGATCGCCCCGATGGGCCACGTGCGGATGATGGCCGCGACGCAGCCGTTCCTGTCCGGTGCGATCTCCAAGACCGTCAACCTGCCGGAGAGCGCGACGGTCGAGGACATCGCCGAAGTGCACCTGGAGGGCTGGAAGCTCGGTCTGAAGGCGCTGGCGGTCTACCGCGACAACTGCAAGGTCGGGCAGCCGCTGTCCGACGGCAAGAAGTCGGCCAAGAGCGAGGACGTCGAGCCGGAGAAGGTCGTCGAGTACCGCCCGGTGCGTCGTCGGCTCCCCAAGCGGCGCAAGAGCGAGACCACGTCGTTCGCGGTCGCGGGTGCCGAGGGTTACCTCACTGCCGGCACCTACGACGACGGCAAGCTGGGTGAGATCTTCCTCAAGCTGGGCAAGCAGGGATCGACCCTGGCCGGCATGATGGACGCCTTCTCGATCGCCGTGTCCGTCGGTCTGCAGTACGGCGTGCCGCTCGAGACGTATGTCGAGAAGTTCACCAACCTGCGGTTCGACCCGGCCGGTATGACCGACGACCCGGACGTCCGGATGGCGCAGTCGATCATGGACTACGTCTTCCGTCGCCTGGCGCTGGACCACCTCGACTTCGACACCCGGTCCTACCTGGGCATCCACACGGCTGCCGAGCGGGCCCGGCAGCTCGAAACCGGTTCCTACACCGAGGAGTCCGAGGCGGACGCCGATGAGGTGGCGGACGAGGTCGAGTCCTATTCGCAGTCCGTCGGCACTACCACGAAGCGCGAGGAGGCCACCGACTCCCACGCAGCGGAGACCGATGCCGCAGACCTGGACTACCGGTCCGGCTCCGGTGCCGCCGACGCCCGCGTGGTGTCCGGTGAGATCCACTCGTCCCAGGACCTGATGGAGCGCTTCCAGGGCAAGGCCGCCGACGCACCGATGTGCATGACCTGTGGCACCAAGATGCGTCCCGCCGGCTCCTGCTACGTCTGCGAGGGTTGCGGCTCCACCAGCGGCTGCAGCTGA
- a CDS encoding DUF2268 domain-containing putative Zn-dependent protease (predicted Zn-dependent protease with a strongly conserved HExxH motif), translated as MTGAIDLHLPTGSGVYSGEQLAVLKDGHQAAVRLVREVLQLDRLDVFAVDAPDMVIPSWGCGGYTYSARSVVLAVDSSHPATMSAVRTTLVHEFHHVARERGPGCGTSLRARSYAQERGLSASALVDISAKAVTRTAPREATN; from the coding sequence GTGACCGGCGCGATCGACCTCCACTTACCCACCGGATCTGGTGTGTACTCCGGGGAGCAGTTGGCGGTGCTCAAGGACGGACATCAGGCGGCTGTCCGGCTGGTCCGGGAGGTCTTGCAGCTGGACCGTCTCGATGTCTTCGCGGTCGACGCACCCGACATGGTGATCCCGAGTTGGGGTTGTGGTGGATATACCTACAGTGCGCGATCCGTGGTCCTTGCTGTCGATTCGTCACACCCGGCGACGATGTCTGCAGTACGCACGACTCTGGTCCACGAGTTTCACCACGTTGCGCGCGAGCGAGGACCTGGGTGCGGAACAAGCCTTCGGGCCCGCTCCTACGCCCAAGAGCGCGGGTTGAGCGCATCCGCCTTGGTAGACATCTCTGCCAAGGCGGTGACGCGCACGGCCCCGCGCGAAGCGACGAACTGA